Sequence from the Bubalus kerabau isolate K-KA32 ecotype Philippines breed swamp buffalo chromosome 17, PCC_UOA_SB_1v2, whole genome shotgun sequence genome:
AATGTCAGTAACGATAATGGTGCTAGGCAATGTCTTTTGAGCACTTCGTGTTGGACACTGAACAAAGAACATTATCTTCGTTGATCCGCAAGTTTTTACATGGACCACCACTTCTCCTGTcccacagaggagaaaactgagtctcaggaaggttacatgctgctgctgctgctgctgctaagtcgcaagTCCATGGCTTGTTAGTGGAGAGCCAGGACAGGCACTGCCCATGCGTCACATCTCATTTCCTCGAGGCAGCCCACCCCTCATCAGGTCCCATTTTCACCATGGTCCCAGCtcctctgtttcttcttctgtctTCCAGATGCCGCCTGTAAGAAGTACGTGTCCAAGCTGAGGACCGTTATATCAGCTCAGTCTcgtttcctgagcacctacgatggaGCAGAGAATCTTTGCCTGGAAGAAGTGTATACAGAGAATGTTCTGGAAATCCAGatggaggtgggcatggctggACCTTCGCAGCAGAGCCCTACCACCCTAGGCCTGGAGGAGCTCTTCAGCACCCGTGGCCATTTCAACAAAGAGGCGGACACTGTGCTGGTGGTGGGCGAGGCGGGCAGTGGCAAGAGCACACTCTTGCAGCAGCTGCACCTGCTCTGGGCTTCCGGGCGGGCCTTCCAGGAATTTCTCTTCGTCTTCCCATTTAGCTGCCGGCAGCTGCAGTGCCTGGTGAAACCACTGTCCGTGCAGACGCTGCTCTTCGAACACTGCTGTTGGCCTGACCTTGGCCCCCAGGACGTCTTCCAGGTCCTCCTTGACCACCCTGAGCGCATCCTCTTAACCTTCGATGGCTTTGATGAGTTCAGGTTCAGGTTCACGGATCGGGAGCGTCACTGCTGTCCGACCGCCCCCACGTCAGTCCAGAGTCTGCTCTTCAACCTTCTGCAGGGCAATCTGCTAAAGAACGCCCGCAAGGTGTTGACCAGCCGCCCAGGCGCGGTATCGGCGAGCCTCCGAAAGCACGTGCGCACGGAACTCAGCCTCAAGGGCTTCTCGGAAGAGGGCATCGAACTGTACCTGAGGAAGCGGCATCGCGAGCCTGGGGTGGCCGACCGCCTCCTCTGCCTGCTCAGAGCCACCTCGGCCCTGCACGGTCTGTGCCACCTGCCTGTCTTCTCCTGGATGGTGTCCAAATGCCACGAGGAGCTGTTGCTGCAGGGCCGGGGGTCCCCAAAGACCACCACGGATATGTACCTGCTGATCCTGCAGCACTTTCTGCTGCACGCCTCCCCCCTACCCTTAGCCACCCATGGCCTGGGACCCAGCCTGATTCAGGGCAGGCTCCCCACACTCCTGCACCTCGGCCGCCTGGCTCTCTGGGGCCTGGGCACGTGCTGCTATGTGTTCTCAGCCAAGCAGCTGCAGGCGGCACATGTCGACAGTGAGGACCTTTCTCTTGGCTTCCTGGTGCTTGCCAAGAGGGTTGTACCCGGGAGTACAGCCCCCCTGGAATTTCTGCATATCACTTTCCAGTGCTTCTTTGCTGCATTCTACCTCGCCCTCAGTGCCGACACCCCGCCGTCCTCGCTCAGACATCTCTTCCAAGGTCACAGGCCTGGAAGCTCGCCACTGGCCAGGGTGCTGCCCAAATTGTTCCTGCGGGGTTCCCGATGCAGAGAGGGCAGCGTGGCTGCTTTGCTGCAGGGGGCTGAGCCGCACAACCTCCAGATCACAGGGGCCTTCCTGGCGGGGCTGTTGTCACAGGAGCACCGGAGCTTGCTGGCTGAGTGCCAGGCCTCTGAGACGGGCCTGCTCAGGCGCTGGGACTGTGTCCGGCAGTGTCTGACCCGCAGCCTCCGCGAGCATTTCCGCTGCATCCCACCCGCCTTGCCGGGTGAGGCCAAGAGCATGCACGCCCTGCCTGGCTTCCTCTGGCTCATCCGGAGCCTGTATGAGATGCAGGAGGAGCGGCTGGCGCAGGAGGCCGTGCGCAGGCTGAACGTTGGGCACCTCAAGCTGACCTTCTGCAGTGTGGGCCCGGCCGAGTGTGCTGCCCTGGCCTTCGTGCTGCGCCACCTCCAGCGGCCTGTGGCCCTGCAGCTGGACCACAACTCTGTGGGTGACATCGGCGTGGAGCAGCTGCTGCCTTGCCTGGGCGTCTGCAAAGCTCTTTAGTGAGTGATGCTGGGTGATGCTGGCTGGGCACTGTGGGAATGTTGCCATCCTGGTGCAGGTAGGGGAACCCCCTTTATGCTGGGAGCCAGGAGTCCAGGCCCAGCCCCTTTTGTGCAAAGACCTAGCGGAGATCCCTCCTCAGTCTGCACCTTAGATTCAACTTATAATAAGGATAGACGAAATTCATGGAATggcccatgtgccaggcactgtactacACTTTCCCCAGAATTGCctcctttaatttattttaaaatattttttgcgctgtgaggcaagtgggatcttagttctctgatcagggattgaacccacatcccctgcataaaaagcacagggtcttaaccatgggaccgccagggaagttccagaatTACCTTTTAATCCCCACAACCACCCTGGGCTCTAGGAAGGGATGGTATTATCCCCGTGCCATGCATCCTTAgttggttcagttgtgtctgattctgtgacccatgaactgtagcaggccagactcctctgtccatgggattccccaggcaggaatactggagtgggttgccatgccttcctccaggggatcttcccgacccaggggttgaacccacgtcttatgtctcctgcattggcactgatgccacctgggaagcccttattatccCCAGCGTCCTTGATTTGAGGCTCTGAGAAGCAaggtaacttgtccaagatcacacaggaaATGGCAGAACTGAGATTCACAATTGATAGCTTTCTCGTTACCAGTCTCTGCTCCCCACAAGCAACCTGTGTTATGGATGGGCTTCAGGGGCACCATGGCAGCCTTGAAGTCACAGGCAAAGTTTGGTGTAATATGTGTCTGTATTAGGAACTACCCTCAAATCAGAGGTGACTACACCCCATGAgagatttcattttgatttttaaaaatctatttattaatttattcttaattgaagtatagttgatttacaatattgtatttgttttaggtatacagcaaagtaattagttatatacacacacacatatatatatgtctatatattttcctatttttttccattctagtttgttacaagatattgaatatagttctctgtggtatacagtaaatccttactgtttattttatatttggtagggtacttccctggtggctcagatgataaagaatccacctagaatgcaggaaacccaggttcaatccctagcttgggaagatccctggaggagggcatggcaaccgactctagttttcctgcctggagaatcccatgaacagaggagcctggtgggctacggtccatggagttgcaaagagctgggcacgactgagcgactaagcacagcacccagcacagcacacctgttaatcccatactcccttGAGAGTCTTCCAAGTCCCAGTGAGATGGAAATTTGGAGACCCAAGAGATAGACAGTGGCCACAGAGTTCCACCGGCTTTTTACTTCTTTATGTAGTGGAGACATTCTAACCTGGCCCTGCTGCTCTCAGCCCCCGTCTGAAGTTGTGAGCTTTCCCGCTTAGGAACGTCTGTGCCCCACCCCCGTGGGCCTCTCTCCATCCACGGGCCAGACGAGGGCAGAGAGGTGTCCAGGTCAGGTGGCCAGCATGCTGCAGGCTCCCAACTTCCCTTCCAGCCCTGAAAGGGGATTTCTGCTCCCTGTTTTAAACCTCTGAGAAAGCAGAAGTTGTAGCTTAAACTTAAAATCGACTCGCAGCCTCTCCAGGGCTTTATGTCTACTGTGGGGGACCTTAAGCAAGGAACAATCCTCTCCTTGACTATATTAGGGTGGCATACCTTTCCCTGGACTAAAGCAGGGAGACTTTTTTCTCTGTGGAGCAAGTACCTGGATATCTATTAGAAACTGTGTGGTGGCTTTTGTTATCAAgacatatttctaaatataataataatgtagcaTATAACATATCACAGAGAGTTGATATGTGTATGTGCTGTGCGGTTCTCAGTctgttcagccgtgtctgactctttttggctctctgtagcccaccagcctcctctgtccatgagattctccaggcagaaatactgaaatgggttgtcatgccctcttccaggggatcttcccaacccagggattgaagccatgtctcttaagtctccttcattgggcaagcaggttttttttttttttttttaatcactagcgccacctgggaagcccctgatatgTATGTGATACAGTTAACATATGtgataaatatgaatatataggGAGGAAGCTGCTGGGTGATTTGAGGAGAGTTTAATAAAGGGAAGCTTACAAAAGCTTGGGCAGGAGTTAGGAAGAGCAGAGAGGGATGATGCAGgctcctggggctgggggtggggtagggataGGGCTGTTAGCCTCCTTAAGCCTGAATGTGAAGAGacgactcattagagaagaccctgatgctgggaaagattgagggcaggaggagaaggggacaacagaggatgagatggttggatggcatctccgattcgatggacatgagtttgagcaagctccgggagttggtgatggacagggaagcctggcgtgctgcagtccctggggttgcaaagagtcggacacaactaagtgactgaacaccagCAACAAGGCctgaaggggtggggtgggtgagtGGTTATTGGCTGAGAGGTGGGTGTGGAGAGGGCTGCCTGGAAGGATGGAGGCCGCAGCAGCCGGGAACGGTGAGGGCTGCAGGTAAACCCTggcccttcctctcctc
This genomic interval carries:
- the NOD2 gene encoding nucleotide-binding oligomerization domain-containing protein 2 isoform X1 translates to MCAQDVFQTQRSQLVELLVSGSLESFESILDRLLSREVLSWEDYEGLSLVGQPISHLARRLLDTIWNKGAWGCEQLTAAVREAQADSQPPELPSSWDPHSPHPARDLQSHRPAIVRRLYGHVEGVLDLTQQRGFISQYETDEIRRPIFTSSQRARRLLDLATVKANGLAAFLLQCIQELPVPLAWPFEDAACKKYVSKLRTVISAQSRFLSTYDGAENLCLEEVYTENVLEIQMEVGMAGPSQQSPTTLGLEELFSTRGHFNKEADTVLVVGEAGSGKSTLLQQLHLLWASGRAFQEFLFVFPFSCRQLQCLVKPLSVQTLLFEHCCWPDLGPQDVFQVLLDHPERILLTFDGFDEFRFRFTDRERHCCPTAPTSVQSLLFNLLQGNLLKNARKVLTSRPGAVSASLRKHVRTELSLKGFSEEGIELYLRKRHREPGVADRLLCLLRATSALHGLCHLPVFSWMVSKCHEELLLQGRGSPKTTTDMYLLILQHFLLHASPLPLATHGLGPSLIQGRLPTLLHLGRLALWGLGTCCYVFSAKQLQAAHVDSEDLSLGFLVLAKRVVPGSTAPLEFLHITFQCFFAAFYLALSADTPPSSLRHLFQGHRPGSSPLARVLPKLFLRGSRCREGSVAALLQGAEPHNLQITGAFLAGLLSQEHRSLLAECQASETGLLRRWDCVRQCLTRSLREHFRCIPPALPGEAKSMHALPGFLWLIRSLYEMQEERLAQEAVRRLNVGHLKLTFCSVGPAECAALAFVLRHLQRPVALQLDHNSVGDIGVEQLLPCLGVCKALYLRDNNISDRGICKLVEHALHCEQLQKLALFNNKLTDGCAHSMARLLACKQNFLALRLGNNHITAAGAEVLAQGLRTNNSLQFLGFWGNQVGDEGAQALAAALGDHQSLRWLSLVGNNIGSVGAQALALMLEKNMALEELCLEENHVQDEGVCFLAKGLARNSSLKVLKLSNNHITSLGAEALLRALEKNDTILEVWLRGNTFCPEEIEKLSHQDTRLLL
- the NOD2 gene encoding nucleotide-binding oligomerization domain-containing protein 2 isoform X2, whose protein sequence is MCAQDVFQTQRSQLVELLVSGSLESFESILDRLLSREVLSWEDYEGLSLVGQPISHLARRLLDTIWNKGAWGCEQLTAAVREAQADSQPPELPSSWDPHSPHPARDLQSHRPAIVRRLYGHVEGVLDLTQQRGFISQYETDEIRRPIFTSSQRARRLLDLATVKANGLAAFLLQCIQELPVPLAWPFEDAACKKYVSKLRTVISAQSRFLSTYDGAENLCLEEVYTENVLEIQMEVGMAGPSQQSPTTLGLEELFSTRGHFNKEADTVLVVGEAGSGKSTLLQQLHLLWASGRAFQEFLFVFPFSCRQLQCLVKPLSVQTLLFEHCCWPDLGPQDVFQVLLDHPERILLTFDGFDEFRFRFTDRERHCCPTAPTSVQSLLFNLLQGNLLKNARKVLTSRPGAVSASLRKHVRTELSLKGFSEEGIELYLRKRHREPGVADRLLCLLRATSALHGLCHLPVFSWMVSKCHEELLLQGRGSPKTTTDMYLLILQHFLLHASPLPLATHGLGPSLIQGRLPTLLHLGRLALWGLGTCCYVFSAKQLQAAHVDSEDLSLGFLVLAKRVVPGSTAPLEFLHITFQCFFAAFYLALSADTPPSSLRHLFQGHRPGSSPLARVLPKLFLRGSRCREGSVAALLQGAEPHNLQITGAFLAGLLSQEHRSLLAECQASETGLLRRWDCVRQCLTRSLREHFRCIPPALPGEAKSMHALPGFLWLIRSLYEMQEERLAQEAVRRLNVGHLKLTFCSVGPAECAALAFVLRHLQRPVALQLDHNSVGDIGVEQLLPCLGVCKALYLRDNNISDRGICKLVEHALHCEQLQKLALFNNKLTDGCAHSMARLLACKQNFLALRLGNNHITAAGAEVLAQGLRTNNSLQFLGFWGNQVGDEGAQALAAALGDHQSLRWLSLVGNNIGSVGAQALALMLEKNMALEELCLEENHVQDEGVCFLAKGLARNSSLKVLK